Within Felis catus isolate Fca126 chromosome A1, F.catus_Fca126_mat1.0, whole genome shotgun sequence, the genomic segment TGGAAATTGCAGGCACAGACGGTGGGGGCCTTTCAGGAAAATGCACTGTAGCTATAGAAGTTGTGGATGTGAATGACAACGCCCCCGAACTGACCATGTCAACGTTCACAAGCACAACCCCAGAAAACTCCCCAGAGACTGTAGTTGCTGTTTTCAGTGTTTCTGATCCAGACTCCGGGGACAACGGTAGGATGGTTTGCTCCATCCAGAACGatcttccctttctcttgaaACCCACATTCAAGAACTTTTACACCCTAGTTACAGAAAAGCCACTGGACAGAGAAAGCCAAGCTGAGTACAACATCACCATCACCGTCACCGACTTGGGGACCCCCAGGCTGAAAACGCAGCACAACATCACCGTGACGGTCTCCGACGTCAACGACAACGCCCCCGCCTTCAGCCAAACCACCTACACCCTGCGCGTCCGCGAGAACAACAGCCCCGCCCTGCACATCGGCAGCGTGAGCGCCACGGACAGGGACTCGGGCGCCAACGCGCAGGTCACCTACTCGCTGCTGCCGCCCGCGGACCCGCAGctgcccctggcctccctggtgTCCATCAACGCGGACAACGGGCAGCTGTTCGCGCTCAGGTCCCTGGATTACGAGGCGCTGCGGGCGTTCGAGTTCGGCGTGCGCGCGGCCGACCGCGGCTCGCCCGCGCTCAGCAGCCAGGCGCGGGTGCGCGTGCTGGTGCTGGACGACAACGACAACGCGCCCTTCGTGCTGTACCCGCCGCAGAACGGCTCTGCGCCCTGCACCGAGCTGGTGCCCAGGGCGGCCGAGGCGGGCTACCTGGTGACCAAGGTGGTGGCGGTGGACGGCGACTCGGGCCAGAACGCCTGGCTGTCGTACCAGCTGCTCAAGGCCACGGAGCCCGGGCTGTTCGGCGTGTGGGCGCACAACGGCGAGGTGCGCACGGCCCGGCTGCTGAGCGAGCGCGACGCCGTCAAGCACAGGCTGGTGGTGCTGGTCAGGGACAATGGCGAGCCGCCGCGCTCGGCCAGCGTCACGCTGCACGTGCTGCTGGTGGACGGCTTCTCGCAGCCTTACCTGCCGCTCCCGGAGGTGGCGGCGGCCGAGGCGCGGGCCGACCCGCTCACCGTCTACTTGGTCGTCGCCTTGGCGTCCGTGTCGTCGCTCTTCCTGTTCTCGGTGCTGGTGTTCGTGGCGGTGCGGCTGTGCAGGCGGAGCCGGGCGGCGTCTGCGGGTCGCTGCTCGGGGCCCGAGGGCCACTTTCCGGGCCACCTGGTGGACGTCAGCGGCGCGGGGACGCTGTCCCAGAGCTACCAGTACGAGGTGTGTCTTCGGGGAGGCTCAGGGACCAGTGAGTTCAAGTTCTTGAAGCCGATTATCCCGAACTTCCCTCCCCAGGGCATTGGAAAGGAAATGGAGGAAAACGCCACCTTCCGGAATAGCTTTGGATTCAATTAGGGATCTGATCACAATGCCGTGAGTTTTGTCATTTATCTCTAATTTCCCCAAATACCGAGTTTGAGAGCGTCATGGAGAAAAATCCCACCTTCAGGTATGATTTCCCTGAATTTATCCTTTTCAACTTTATCTTGCCCAATTTTGGGAAAACTGAATTCTCTGTCACTGCATCTATGTATACACAGTGCCATCCCAAACCTATGCATGCTATTGACTTTcctaaaatgtttgcttttgatgGTATTTGTCAGGATAAGCTGTCTTAATGAAATCAaatactgtttttctctgtattctgtCCATTCTGTTTCATCACACTGTTTTTGATgctaaatagcaaaaataaaaaggttttacataattttattttgttttcaaaggaatacatgcaaaTGATAATGAATGTACTATGTGAGAAAACTTgacaaaaagcaacaacaatgTTCTAACTACTCTTCTTTCCTAGCTTTCATCCATActggcaaacattttttaaacaatttttattgaattatgcATACAGAAAAGGCAACGAATCATAATTTCAATGTGTTTTCAGAAAGTTAACATACTTGGTACCAGCATCTTGGTGGTTAGTAATGAAACGTTGCTAACATTTCAGGTGCCACACAGATTACCCCTTAAAGTCACTACCAGCCCAAGTATAACAATATCCTGACTCCAATACTATGATTTACTTTTGCctgttttgaatttatataaTTGGAATAGTAGAGTATGAACTGCTTTGTGTCTGGCTGATTTCAGTCAACATTATGTTTATGATATTTGTCCATGACAAtgcttttaattttagtttttcattctcattgctgtatagtattccactgtatgaatattttacaatttatgaCCCATCCCACTATAGACGGATATTTGGGTTGGTGCACAGTTTGCCTGTTTGAATAGTACTACTTTGAACATTCTCATACACGTCCTTTGGCAAACATGTATATGCATTTCTGTTGGTATATACCTAGGGGTGAAATTGCTGCTCATTTAGTAAGTACATGTTCCCTTTTTGTAGATTCTTCCAAAtagtttccaaagtggttgtaccagtttacacTGCTCTCAGTACTGTCTGGATGTACCAGTTCCTCCATATTTTTGCCAACACTTTCATTTTATCCCATTGGAAAGTACCTTTAAACCTTTTATCTGTAgtcctttttatattctttttttattactaaagAGTATGTTTGTAACCTTTTCATAAAGTCTAAAcaatttccttaatttcctgCTACTGTTGTCTAGTACCTAGCACACTTAAAACTTCTCTCATTCATCCTTTACATAGAGCTCTGTCACTATTTTCCAGTACTTCCCTGAACAAGCTGAAACCCTCCATTTATTGTTCATAACAACAGTTCCTTTCATTTACTtgtctgacagaaaaaaaatacaattcttacttttttctcttacttctttCTCCCTTACACTTTACAACCTCTGTCAAATTAACTTACACTTTTATATAGTCCAGATTGATGACATTTTTACTCTATAACCATAGCTAAGAATAGAATTCCCCCTTTGTCTATATATCTGTTGTAGAATCTGAAATCActattaaaaattcacttttaatgACCATTATATTATGAATGCCCTGTAACCAAAGATCACAAGGACACACTGGATCAGAACAAAGCTGAGTTTATTGACTTGTTGTAACAAGGGAGACTGCACATTCTGGGAAAGCTTTGGTCACCTTAGTAATAGCTCCTTAAAAAAGTATAAGGCTTGTGTTTGGTAGTTTTGCATAGGGCTCAAGGAAGTAGCCCTGGACTGGAAGCTTCCAGTGAATGGGAGTAATTCTATTATAGGGTATCTTATTGAATTTTATTCAGGAAATGAGAAGAACAAAGGGAGattaaaatgtaattgtttttttaaaaaccagcattCAATCATAATCAGCCAGGACAGAGTACTCTGGGCATTGTTTTGGTTTATACAATGTTCTTGTTTTTGACTGTGCTCAAGCATGATCATGATGTCATCTTATTGCAATTTTGTTCCATCTGATCACAATCCCTCTTTAATGATGTTGTTCTGTGAAGTTGTTTATATTCAACAGGAGATCATGGCCTATTTGTGAGTGCCACGCCAATTCCTATGTATAAGAGACTGATTTTCTCAAAGAATTCATTgcactataaaattcctagaagaaagcataggagaaaagcttcatgacattgaatTTGGTGGTGATTTCTTGGCTTTCACAACAAAACACATGGAACAAAGCGAAAATAGACcaatgagactacatcaaacttaaaaaattttgtgcaCCAAAGAACACCATCaacagtgaaaaggcaacctatggaatgggagaaaatatttgcaaatactaTATCTGATATGGGGTTAATGTCCATAATATTTAAGAACTCCTACAacccaacaataacaaaaaaaatcaaataacctgattaaaaaatgagcaaaggacttagATATTTCTCCAGAGATGATATGCAGATGaccaacaaacatatgaaaaaatcttcaacatcactaatcatcagagaaatggaaatccaaaccacaatgtaGTGTCACCCTACACACATTAGGATGActgctatcaaaaaaaaaaaaacacacagaaaataacaagtgttcaaaaggatgtggagaaactatcCCCtccgtgcactgttggtgagattgTAGAATGGTGCAACTGCtataaaaacagtatgaagtCTTCTCaaaaaagtgtaaaagagaacTTCTATATGATCTGGCAATCCCATatctgggtatatacctaaaggaattgaaagcagggtctcaaagatacttgtgcacccatgttcatagcagcagtatTCACAACTGGCCAGAGGTGGAACCAACCCAAATACCCAtgtatggaatcttaaaaaaggaagggaaacctatcacgtgctacaacatggatgaactttgaggccattattctaagtgaaagaagatagtcacaaaaaggcaaatacagtatgattccacttatatgatgtATCCAAGTTTGTTAAATTCAtacaaacagaaagtagaatggtgccTACCAGGGACTGggcaaggaggaaaaggagagttTTTGTTtgatgggtatagagtttcagatttgcaaaATGGAAACGTTCTGGAGATCTGCTTctcaacaatgtgaatgtacttaacactatggaactgtatacctaaaaatggttatgatggtaaattttgtgttacatTTTTTAACCGCAGTAAAATACATTGCTCATTGCAGAGCCATATTACTTAAGGACTGTATTTTCTGCTCCTTTGATATACTGTTGTGTTTCCTGTGCCATTGAAAATACAGTGTTCCTAGaatcaagataaaataaattcaccattttattttattttactttactttaggttactttttcttttttagagagagagcacacaagtgggggacagaggcacagggagagagagggagagggggggtgggaatcccaagcaggctccatacttagcacagagcctgatgtgggacttgattccacaaccctgggatcatgacctgaacagaaatcaagagtcagatttagccaactgagccacccaggtgctacagATTCACCATTTTAGACTCCATCAGTTGGCTTTAccatatcttcaaatatttctaaataattcagGTTCCCATAACTCTTACCTGAagctctctttctgcttctgtctgGAGTAAATGATCTCTAAATGTGTACAAAACTATCATCTTGTTTTTATACCTCTCCTAGTTAAGCCCATTGTTTGATAGATTACTTATCTCCTATTTTTAAAGCCCTCTCTGTGCTACAGTATATCCTCAAGTGGATTCCTAAGAGAGGGCACATGAAAAATAAACTCTGTCTCTGCATGTCTGAAAAtgcatttagttttcttttacaCTTCATTGATGtgctatatagtatatatgtcaTGTAATGtcctaaaaattctaaaaattccTGCCTTTTCATATCTGGGATCATTTCATCTCTACTATTGTTTCCTTAATAACTGTAttcctaactttatttttttctcagcctTGTGTTTTGTCAGTTATTGAACATTCTCAATAATATCTCTAGTTTcttatatttctcctttattttacatctttggttttTCCTCTCCATCCTCTTTTAAAGTGAGTCCCTCACTTTATTTTGagcatttctgtttcttcccctaGGAGAAGTGTTGATATTTGTTGCTACAGGATGCAGGGATATCCTGGCAACTTCACAGCAGAAGAGTGACATGCTGAAAACAGGGGAAAACCCTCATGACGTCAAATCTGGTAATCCACACcaaa encodes:
- the PCDHB5 gene encoding protocadherin beta-5 isoform X1, producing METALAKTSQKRQVLFLAILMLLWEAGSDSIRYSIPEETESGSFVANLAKDLGLRVGELATRGARIHYKGNKQLLELDVETGNLLLYEKLDREVLCGVTDPCILYFQLLLENPVQFFQADLQLTDINDHSPEFLDKEMLLKIPESVQPGTVFPLKIAQDFDIGSNTVQNYTISPNSHFHVVTHNRGDGRKYPELMLDKSLDREEQSELSLTLTALDGGDPPRSGTTAVRIEVVDINDNAPAFLQSLYEVQVPENSPPNSLVVVVSAQDLDAGTYGNVRYTLFQGNQVIQPFVVDEVTGEIHLKKALDFEATRYYNVEIAGTDGGGLSGKCTVAIEVVDVNDNAPELTMSTFTSTTPENSPETVVAVFSVSDPDSGDNGRMVCSIQNDLPFLLKPTFKNFYTLVTEKPLDRESQAEYNITITVTDLGTPRLKTQHNITVTVSDVNDNAPAFSQTTYTLRVRENNSPALHIGSVSATDRDSGANAQVTYSLLPPADPQLPLASLVSINADNGQLFALRSLDYEALRAFEFGVRAADRGSPALSSQARVRVLVLDDNDNAPFVLYPPQNGSAPCTELVPRAAEAGYLVTKVVAVDGDSGQNAWLSYQLLKATEPGLFGVWAHNGEVRTARLLSERDAVKHRLVVLVRDNGEPPRSASVTLHVLLVDGFSQPYLPLPEVAAAEARADPLTVYLVVALASVSSLFLFSVLVFVAVRLCRRSRAASAGRCSGPEGHFPGHLVDVSGAGTLSQSYQYEVCLRGGSGTSEFKFLKPIIPNFPPQGIGKEMEENATFRNSFGFN
- the PCDHB5 gene encoding protocadherin beta-5 isoform X2, with product METALAKTSQKRQVLFLAILMLLWEAGSDSIRYSIPEETESGSFVANLAKDLGLRVGELATRGARIHYKGNKQLLELDVETGNLLLYEKLDREVLCGVTDPCILYFQLLLENPVQFFQADLQLTDINDHSPEFLDKEMLLKIPESVQPGTVFPLKIAQDFDIGSNTVQNYTISPNSHFHVVTHNRGDGRKYPELMLDKSLDREEQSELSLTLTALDGGDPPRSGTTAVRIEVVDINDNAPAFLQSLYEVQVPENSPPNSLVVVVSAQDLDAGTYGNVRYTLFQGNQVIQPFVVDEVTGEIHLKKALDFEATRYYNVEIAGTDGGGLSGKCTVAIEVVDVNDNAPELTMSTFTSTTPENSPETVVAVFSVSDPDSGDNGRMVCSIQNDLPFLLKPTFKNFYTLVTEKPLDRESQAEYNITITVTDLGTPRLKTQHNITVTVSDVNDNAPAFSQTTYTLRVRENNSPALHIGSVSATDRDSGANAQVTYSLLPPADPQLPLASLVSINADNGQLFALRSLDYEALRAFEFGVRAADRGSPALSSQARVRVLVLDDNDNAPFVLYPPQNGSAPCTELVPRAAEAGYLVTKVVAVDGDSGQNAWLSYQLLKATEPGLFGVWAHNGEVRTARLLSERDAVKHRLVVLVRDNGEPPRSASVTLHVLLVDGFSQPYLPLPEVAAAEARADPLTVYLVVALASVSSLFLFSVLVFVAVRLCRRSRAASAGRCSGPEGHFPGHLVDVSGAGTLSQSYQYEGIGKEMEENATFRNSFGFN